A single genomic interval of Chryseobacterium paludis harbors:
- a CDS encoding alpha/beta hydrolase-fold protein, whose translation MIDFTTYRQWLLYRTLLVKFILIGLFINLSSYAGAQNDELPKRNQKKVVITSKILNEQRTLWIYTPSNYEGSNEKYPVLYLLDPDQNFAYVTELERFLSDRYRIPQLIVVGVVNNDRIKDFTPIHSLIFNGKIDNSLASSGGGKYFLRFVKDELIPYVNKNYRTEPYRILSGHSLGGLFAVYCKEEEPDLFQSEIVISPAIYGGNMEILGRFSGFLKEHPKLSGYMPVSLGEEPGGKMAVDSLVGQLKRLAPKSFKWQYNSYKEEDHFSVGYKSMYDGLRFIYKDWFINPQDTTSVRSYRDIQMHFQKLTKEFGYSVQPGEDFMNESGYQRLKGGHIDQAIEIFAQNVKDHPNSSNAHDSLGEAYFLKGDNKRALDHYKRSVLLNPKNENGKEMIIKIKEKY comes from the coding sequence TAGGGCTTTTCATTAATTTGTCATCATATGCAGGGGCTCAGAATGATGAGCTTCCTAAAAGAAATCAAAAGAAGGTAGTGATAACTTCAAAGATCTTAAATGAGCAAAGGACGTTGTGGATCTACACACCATCCAACTACGAAGGATCTAATGAAAAATATCCTGTCTTATATTTATTAGACCCTGATCAGAACTTTGCTTATGTGACGGAACTTGAAAGATTTTTATCTGACAGATATCGAATTCCTCAGTTAATTGTAGTAGGAGTTGTGAATAACGACCGCATAAAGGACTTCACGCCCATACATTCTCTGATCTTTAACGGTAAGATAGACAATAGCCTGGCAAGTAGTGGTGGTGGAAAATATTTTTTAAGATTTGTAAAAGATGAACTTATTCCCTATGTTAATAAAAATTATAGAACTGAACCTTATCGCATTTTATCGGGGCATTCTCTGGGCGGGTTATTCGCAGTATACTGCAAAGAAGAAGAACCTGATCTTTTTCAGTCGGAGATTGTAATTAGTCCTGCTATTTATGGCGGTAACATGGAAATTCTTGGAAGATTTTCCGGTTTCCTTAAGGAGCACCCAAAGCTTTCCGGATATATGCCGGTTTCATTAGGTGAGGAACCTGGAGGTAAGATGGCCGTTGACTCGCTCGTGGGTCAGTTGAAAAGGTTGGCACCAAAATCATTTAAATGGCAATACAATTCCTATAAGGAAGAGGATCACTTTTCTGTAGGATATAAAAGTATGTATGATGGATTACGATTTATCTATAAAGATTGGTTTATCAATCCACAAGATACCACCTCGGTCAGATCTTATCGGGATATACAGATGCATTTTCAAAAATTGACCAAAGAATTTGGATATAGCGTACAGCCTGGTGAGGATTTTATGAATGAGAGTGGCTATCAAAGATTAAAAGGCGGACATATTGATCAGGCAATTGAAATATTTGCTCAAAATGTTAAAGACCATCCGAATTCTTCAAATGCTCATGATAGTTTAGGAGAAGCTTACTTTTTAAAAGGGGATAATAAAAGGGCTCTTGATCATTATAAGAGGTCTGTTTTGCTCAATCCCAAAAATGAAAATGGAAAAGAAATGATTATAAAAATTAAAGA